In Sorghum bicolor cultivar BTx623 chromosome 10, Sorghum_bicolor_NCBIv3, whole genome shotgun sequence, one genomic interval encodes:
- the LOC8085368 gene encoding uncharacterized protein LOC8085368, which translates to MNMAWICDSADFDPHTYKDFMSILITAFRAYVKNHKGRHDPGLGSHLRFKSLCSFPKQRPGSLHCGYYVCAFISNTKGYRRHPELWKEEKGLKRDVYRDDDLLEIVGDLCNFIMDHVVYYKGDYHNPQSDLGSNPLYQHLRQWDRLCLGR; encoded by the exons ATGAACATGGCATGGATTTGTGATTCTGCAGATTTTGACCCTCACACATATAAAGACTTCATGTCAATTCTCATTAC GGCATTCAGGGCCTatgtcaagaatcacaaaggaaGGCATGATCCAGGTCTGGGGAGCCACTTGCGTTTCAAATCTCTATGTTCG TTTCCCAAGCAAAGGCCAGGGAGTCTGCATTGTGGATACTATGTATGTGCTTTCATCAGTAACACAAAAGGCTATAGGAGACACCCTGAATTG tggaaagaagaaaaaggactAAAAAGGGATGTCTACAGGGATGATGACCTCTTAGAGATTGTTGGTGACCTTTGCAACTTTATAATGGACCATGTTGTTTATTACAAAGGTGATTACCATAACCCACAGTCCGACTTAGGTAGCAATCCTCTTTACCAGCACCTCCGTCAGTGGGATAGGCTATGTCTAGGTCGTTGA